The Verrucomicrobiaceae bacterium DNA window GATTCGGCCACTGGCGTAAAAATAGAGCATCACGCCGCCCCAAATGAGGAGCGTGGCGACACTGAGAAAGTGAACGAGTGTGCGTGTGGCGGACATGGTAGTTTCTGGTGTTAGAGTTCAGATGTCAGATTCATTTCCTGAGACCTTCGATCAGGTTCATCCAGGGCACGGAGAGTGCCCCGATGAGGAAGAATAGGCCGATGAGCAGACCGATGACGACTTTCCGCTTAAAGACGCCGGAGTACATGAAGAGCAGCTTGATGTCCATCATGGGGCCGAAGACGAGGAAGGCCAATTTTGCCGCCATGCTGAAGGAGGCCATCGGAGCGGCGATGAAGGCATCACTCGTGCTGCACAGGGAAAGGACCATCGCGATGCCCATGATGGAGGGCAGTGCCAGCCACTCGTTCCCAGCCACGCTGGCGAGGATGCTCTGGTCGATGCGGGTATTGAAGACCGACGTGATCACCACGCCGATGGCGAAGTACATCGCGGTATCGAGGAAGTCCCGCATCGCTGTGCGCATGGCCTGCACCAGTCGGGTATTGAAGGGAGCAGTGGCTACAGCGTGCCCCGTTGCTGCTTCTGCAGAGCCAGCATCGATCTGAGCGGCCACATGATCACGCAGGATTTGAGAGGGCTTGAAGCGGATGATCACCAGCCCCACGATCACCGCCACCAGCCAGCCCAGGGATAGACGAGCGATGGTCATTGTGGCATTCCCAGCGGTAGCAATGGACAGGCCCTGGAACTCTTTGAAAGCCGTCATGGTGCTGA harbors:
- a CDS encoding permease; its protein translation is MSLILAALPDPSPLGDVLVAFLSIVFEGAPYILFGTLLSGFIDAFLPPRLLERVLPKSRVLSTIMAGFLGLVFPVCECAIVPVIRRLVQKGLPVSCAVTYMLSAPIVNPIVAISTMTAFKEFQGLSIATAGNATMTIARLSLGWLVAVIVGLVIIRFKPSQILRDHVAAQIDAGSAEAATGHAVATAPFNTRLVQAMRTAMRDFLDTAMYFAIGVVITSVFNTRIDQSILASVAGNEWLALPSIMGIAMVLSLCSTSDAFIAAPMASFSMAAKLAFLVFGPMMDIKLLFMYSGVFKRKVVIGLLIGLFFLIGALSVPWMNLIEGLRK